One window from the genome of Cyclobacterium amurskyense encodes:
- a CDS encoding SusC/RagA family TonB-linked outer membrane protein gives MKKLNKIKFSLLIFMIGIMNVQAQELALRDDPQTGYVKKKVEINNLKTLIKVLEPMYEVSIVCNSDLIHTKISYNVSDKSKSVEEHLSKMTSKSNLSYHKLDDGFYVITDKEEKGAINNDAAPINLPAAKSNNSGKKETNRTEKVEEVSISGTVSSENGETLPGVNVLLKGTNIGSVTDMDGKYSITAPNGNGTLIFSFIGFTSQEIPIGGRSIINVTMVDESQALGEVVVTAFGLERKKESLVYSVTEVKGEEFTKSRETNLANSLTGKIAGVNATSMASGPGSSSRVVIRGNGSLNGNNQPLYVINGMPISNRPSTVKDQANGATTDLGDGISSINPDDIESISVLKGGAAAALYGSQAANGVILITTKKGTRQQKGIGIELNSNFTLGTINIFPEYQYEYGQGSLGVRPQSQGEAISTGRLSYGEPMDGQPYVQFDGVERPYSPVNVKDNIKAFYRNSTNIVNTVSFSGGNESVLYRVSASDLQSGAIVHGSTYDRQTANVNLKAFLSDKLSFDTQVQYNYEVGTNRPGVGYVGTNSAWGVYLLANTVDVTDLAPGYNPETGQEVEWQHVNQATNPYFARDRMGNQDVKDRVIAQGSLTYDLLPNLFIKADFMRDFSSWREEDFYPVGTAFRPLGTYRSQEELRTRSNGRVIANYNTTFGNGINLTAMVGGNLERDILDVSNLIGSEYIIPDWISPVNLNILAPSKGFYRTGTNSVFSSLDFNFKETYYLSITGRQDQFSTLNPGNNKIFYPSVGGSVILSNAFDLPDAISFAKLRGSWAQVGSATVDAYAINQLYGFRLGGHLGVPVQTSSSAISNPELRPLTSTTSEIGFDAQFFDNRFGIDFTLYSKINQDDIVSTSIAPSSGATSTLLNVGEISNKGIELLLTGNPIRTSVFSWNVSYNLAYNKNRVLTLAPGQATGNSSLLGKDSSTRFGRSYEYNEDGIRVYNSLSGYAMLGPTMPLGIGVPPYTMGFENTFTYKNFSLNALIDAKFGNQFFSQAKQYMWRFGFLKETLPGRDNGLTVEGVDENGDAFSKTWPSSFMSTYYNNDGQYATNFMIDGSFVKLRSVVLNYNIPVDKLNFVNLTTAQISLVARNLAILYRNSDHFDPEQASDPNSNSQNFSGVMLPRTREIGFNLRIGF, from the coding sequence ATGAAAAAACTTAACAAAATTAAATTTTCATTACTCATCTTCATGATTGGGATAATGAATGTACAAGCCCAGGAACTCGCACTGAGGGATGATCCGCAGACGGGATACGTCAAGAAAAAGGTCGAAATTAATAATTTGAAGACTTTGATTAAGGTACTGGAACCAATGTATGAGGTTTCTATTGTTTGTAACAGTGATTTGATTCATACAAAAATCTCTTATAATGTATCAGACAAATCAAAGTCTGTAGAAGAGCATCTTTCCAAAATGACCTCTAAGAGCAATTTGAGCTATCATAAATTGGATGATGGATTTTATGTGATCACAGATAAGGAGGAGAAAGGAGCCATTAACAATGATGCAGCCCCAATTAATCTCCCTGCCGCTAAATCCAATAATTCTGGAAAGAAAGAAACCAACAGGACAGAAAAAGTGGAGGAAGTGAGCATTTCCGGAACTGTTTCCTCAGAAAATGGAGAAACATTACCTGGGGTAAATGTGCTTCTTAAAGGAACCAATATTGGTTCTGTTACTGATATGGATGGAAAATACTCCATCACAGCGCCAAATGGCAATGGAACCTTGATTTTCTCCTTTATAGGCTTTACTTCCCAAGAAATTCCGATCGGTGGAAGAAGTATTATTAATGTGACCATGGTAGATGAATCCCAGGCCTTAGGAGAGGTAGTGGTTACTGCCTTTGGACTGGAAAGAAAAAAGGAATCTTTGGTTTATTCAGTGACTGAAGTGAAAGGTGAGGAATTTACCAAATCCAGAGAAACCAATTTAGCGAATTCATTGACAGGTAAAATCGCTGGTGTAAATGCAACGAGTATGGCAAGTGGGCCAGGCAGTTCCAGTCGTGTAGTAATTAGGGGGAATGGCTCATTAAATGGCAATAACCAACCACTATATGTAATCAATGGTATGCCTATCTCTAATAGACCTTCTACTGTAAAGGATCAGGCCAATGGAGCTACAACGGATTTGGGAGATGGAATATCCAGTATAAACCCTGATGACATCGAATCCATAAGTGTGCTAAAAGGCGGTGCTGCTGCTGCATTGTATGGAAGTCAGGCGGCGAATGGAGTTATCCTTATCACAACCAAAAAAGGTACAAGACAACAAAAGGGAATAGGCATAGAGCTTAATTCAAATTTCACCCTTGGAACCATTAATATTTTCCCAGAATACCAATATGAATATGGACAAGGCAGCTTAGGCGTACGTCCACAAAGTCAAGGAGAAGCAATCAGTACAGGGCGTTTGTCTTATGGAGAGCCGATGGATGGTCAACCTTACGTACAATTTGACGGAGTTGAGCGGCCTTATTCACCTGTGAATGTTAAAGACAATATCAAAGCATTCTACAGAAACAGTACAAATATTGTCAATACGGTATCCTTTTCAGGTGGTAATGAATCTGTTCTCTACAGGGTTTCAGCTTCAGATCTTCAGTCAGGTGCCATTGTACATGGGTCTACCTATGATCGACAAACTGCCAATGTTAACTTGAAAGCATTTTTGAGTGATAAATTGAGTTTTGATACCCAGGTGCAATACAACTATGAAGTAGGCACCAATCGTCCAGGTGTTGGGTATGTAGGGACAAACTCAGCATGGGGAGTGTATTTGCTTGCCAATACAGTAGACGTTACGGATCTTGCTCCAGGATACAATCCCGAAACAGGACAGGAAGTAGAATGGCAACACGTAAATCAAGCTACTAACCCATACTTTGCCAGAGACAGAATGGGTAATCAGGATGTGAAAGACAGGGTTATTGCTCAGGGAAGTTTGACGTATGATCTATTGCCTAATTTATTTATTAAAGCGGATTTTATGCGTGATTTTAGTAGCTGGAGAGAAGAGGATTTCTATCCGGTTGGTACAGCATTCAGACCATTGGGAACTTACCGTTCTCAAGAAGAACTTCGTACCCGTTCCAATGGACGTGTGATTGCCAATTACAATACCACTTTCGGAAACGGTATTAATCTAACAGCTATGGTTGGAGGTAATTTGGAAAGAGATATACTGGATGTGTCTAACCTTATAGGATCCGAATACATTATTCCAGACTGGATTAGCCCTGTTAACTTAAATATTTTGGCACCTTCCAAAGGTTTTTATAGAACAGGTACCAATTCAGTATTCAGTTCTCTGGATTTTAACTTTAAAGAAACTTATTACTTGAGTATCACAGGAAGACAAGATCAATTTTCTACACTTAATCCTGGTAATAATAAAATCTTTTATCCATCAGTTGGTGGTAGTGTGATCTTATCCAATGCTTTTGATCTTCCTGATGCGATTAGCTTCGCCAAGTTGAGAGGTTCTTGGGCTCAGGTAGGTTCTGCTACTGTGGATGCTTATGCCATTAACCAATTGTATGGCTTCCGTTTGGGAGGACATTTAGGCGTGCCGGTACAAACTTCAAGTTCAGCGATTTCAAACCCTGAATTGAGACCTTTGACTTCTACTACATCGGAAATAGGCTTTGATGCTCAATTTTTCGACAATAGGTTTGGTATTGACTTCACGCTTTATAGTAAAATCAACCAGGATGACATCGTTTCTACTTCCATTGCCCCTTCTTCGGGAGCTACATCCACCTTATTGAATGTAGGTGAAATCAGCAATAAAGGGATAGAGTTACTATTGACTGGTAACCCAATTAGAACTTCCGTTTTCTCTTGGAATGTAAGCTATAATCTTGCTTACAATAAAAACAGAGTACTTACTCTAGCACCGGGTCAGGCAACAGGTAACAGCAGTTTGCTAGGTAAAGATTCTAGTACAAGGTTTGGTAGAAGTTATGAGTATAATGAAGATGGTATCAGAGTTTACAATAGCCTAAGTGGATACGCAATGTTGGGTCCAACTATGCCACTTGGAATAGGTGTTCCTCCTTATACTATGGGATTTGAAAACACCTTTACTTACAAGAACTTTTCCCTGAACGCACTAATTGATGCGAAATTCGGAAATCAGTTCTTTTCACAGGCCAAGCAATACATGTGGAGATTCGGTTTTCTTAAGGAAACCCTTCCAGGAAGAGACAATGGCCTGACCGTTGAAGGCGTGGATGAAAATGGAGATGCATTTTCTAAAACCTGGCCTTCTAGCTTTATGTCCACATATTATAACAATGATGGACAGTATGCTACTAATTTTATGATTGATGGAAGTTTTGTGAAATTAAGAAGTGTTGTGTTAAACTATAACATCCCAGTTGATAAACTGAATTTCGTTAACCTGACAACAGCACAAATATCTTTGGTTGCAAGGAACCTTGCCATACTATATAGAAACTCTGATCATTTCGATCCTGAGCAAGCATCAGATCCTAATAGCAACTCTCAGAATTTCTCTGGGGTAATGCTTCCCAGGACTAGAGAGATAGGTTTTAATTTAAGGATAGGTTTTTAA
- a CDS encoding SusD/RagB family nutrient-binding outer membrane lipoprotein, translated as MKKYSNIYIIGLAMALVGLTSCNDFTDSLSDLNKNPNAYEEVIPEFLFTNSLLDGVSFNFTNGADGQHFIFAQAMQHFATHSEVRGTGDKYFNESAARSHWAVYNTALADNERVINGVKDDPNSINMLSAARIWKVYMFHLVTDLHGDVPYFEALKSAEGLLQPKYDTQEAIYEDMLKELEQAGSSFNPSLPTFGPSDLFYGGDIDKWKKFANSLMLRLSMRLTEVRPDLAETWAKKAIAGGVIMTDEEIAKVTYLDGQIEHSRNPKAANLLVQDYQNPQAGVSNTQGGKYAETLIEHLKATGDPRLNVISVVWVDNPDGDGYVYDTATSIQRGMKNGALFGEPDDFHTYSEPHPNTVLSYASPVLTMTNAETNLLLAEASIRGWYTGSAKAAYEDAVRAGMRHWALFGDEGIISTEKIEAYIAKNPFMESGSFEEKLEQISTQKWVSLLLDNYEIFSNWRRTGYPELIPTNYPGNITGGTIPRRLIIPDSELNLNEDNFMEAYNRQGVGNLLTSTVWWDPKFPR; from the coding sequence ATGAAAAAGTATTCAAATATATATATAATAGGTCTTGCCATGGCATTGGTGGGCTTGACCTCCTGTAATGATTTTACAGATAGTCTGAGCGACTTGAATAAGAATCCCAATGCTTATGAAGAGGTTATACCGGAATTTCTGTTTACCAATTCCTTGCTCGATGGGGTGTCCTTTAACTTCACCAATGGAGCAGATGGGCAACATTTTATCTTTGCCCAAGCAATGCAGCATTTTGCCACCCACTCTGAAGTAAGAGGTACGGGTGATAAATATTTCAATGAAAGTGCCGCAAGAAGTCATTGGGCTGTTTACAATACCGCTCTTGCTGACAATGAGCGAGTGATCAATGGCGTGAAGGATGATCCCAATTCGATCAATATGCTTTCTGCAGCGAGGATATGGAAAGTCTATATGTTTCATCTGGTAACGGATTTACATGGAGATGTACCTTATTTTGAAGCATTGAAAAGTGCTGAAGGATTATTACAGCCTAAGTATGATACACAGGAAGCCATCTATGAAGACATGCTAAAAGAATTGGAGCAGGCAGGAAGTTCATTTAATCCTTCTCTCCCTACTTTTGGTCCTTCTGATTTATTTTATGGCGGAGACATAGACAAATGGAAAAAGTTTGCCAATTCTCTTATGCTTCGATTAAGTATGCGTTTGACGGAGGTTCGTCCGGATTTGGCAGAAACCTGGGCCAAAAAAGCAATTGCTGGTGGAGTGATTATGACTGACGAAGAAATTGCTAAAGTCACTTACCTTGATGGTCAAATAGAACACAGTAGGAATCCTAAAGCTGCCAATCTCCTTGTGCAGGATTACCAGAATCCACAGGCAGGGGTTAGTAATACCCAAGGTGGAAAATATGCCGAGACTTTAATCGAACATTTAAAAGCAACAGGAGACCCTAGGTTGAACGTTATTTCCGTAGTTTGGGTAGACAATCCTGATGGAGACGGATATGTGTACGACACAGCTACAAGTATTCAGAGGGGAATGAAAAATGGAGCCTTATTCGGTGAGCCTGACGATTTTCACACCTATTCTGAACCACATCCAAATACAGTATTGAGTTATGCCAGCCCAGTGTTGACAATGACCAATGCCGAGACCAACTTATTGCTTGCGGAAGCCAGTATCAGAGGTTGGTACACAGGTAGTGCAAAAGCAGCCTATGAAGATGCAGTAAGAGCAGGAATGAGACATTGGGCGCTATTTGGCGATGAGGGTATCATTTCAACTGAGAAAATTGAAGCTTATATTGCTAAGAATCCATTTATGGAAAGCGGTTCGTTTGAGGAAAAACTTGAGCAAATAAGTACCCAAAAATGGGTGTCATTGCTTCTTGACAATTATGAGATATTTTCTAACTGGAGAAGAACTGGTTATCCGGAGCTAATTCCAACCAATTATCCCGGTAATATTACTGGTGGTACCATACCTAGAAGGCTTATTATTCCAGATTCCGAATTGAATCTTAATGAGGATAATTTTATGGAAGCTTACAATAGACAAGGTGTTGGTAATTTATTGACAAGTACTGTTTGGTGGGATCCCAAATTCCCAAGATAG